A genomic segment from Bosea sp. OAE506 encodes:
- the tsaE gene encoding tRNA (adenosine(37)-N6)-threonylcarbamoyltransferase complex ATPase subunit type 1 TsaE: MTDEARKSGPHRLVLADEAATLRLAADLAAILKPGDIVALSGQLGAGKSMLARAILRALADDPRLEAPSPTFTLVQSYETPRGSVLHADLYRVRSPEELDDIGLTEDLDRLILLVEWPDRAGTRLPGGRRLDIVLDVDPDHPETGRIADLSGGVLWRQRLAIAIASRRLIDDAGWDDARRDYMQGDASSRAYERLTRPDGSSAVLMISPPRPDGPAIRLGKPYSAIAHLAENVDAFVAMDRGLHSLGYSAPEIYAQDLDTGLLLIEDLGSEGVIDGNGPMAERYEAAARLLADLHRHALPTILPVADGRDHVLPDYDRAALAIETELILDWYAPHIAGVTLPAVTQAEFARIWNRLFDEILEAPGTWTLRDFHSPNLIWLPKREGHAKLGLIDFQDAVIGHPAYDLASLGQDARIDVPAALELRLLAAYGQARRADDPDFDLAGFARAYAILGTQRNTKIAGIFARLDKRDGKPAYLKHLPRIEAYLRRNLEHPALEELKGWYQAHLPKLFEVG; this comes from the coding sequence ATGACGGACGAAGCGCGCAAGTCCGGCCCGCACCGGCTGGTGCTGGCCGATGAAGCGGCGACGCTGCGGCTGGCGGCCGATCTCGCGGCGATCCTGAAGCCCGGCGACATCGTCGCGCTCTCGGGCCAGCTCGGCGCCGGCAAGTCGATGCTGGCGCGGGCGATCCTGCGCGCGCTGGCCGACGATCCCCGGCTGGAGGCGCCGAGCCCGACCTTCACCCTCGTCCAGAGCTACGAGACCCCGCGCGGGAGCGTGCTTCATGCCGATCTCTACCGCGTGCGCTCGCCCGAGGAGCTGGACGATATCGGCCTGACCGAGGATCTCGACCGGCTGATCCTGCTCGTCGAATGGCCCGACCGGGCCGGCACGCGCCTGCCCGGCGGGCGCCGCCTCGACATCGTGCTCGATGTCGACCCGGACCATCCGGAGACGGGCCGCATCGCGGACCTCTCCGGCGGCGTGCTCTGGCGGCAGCGCCTGGCGATCGCGATCGCCTCGCGGCGGCTCATCGACGATGCCGGCTGGGACGATGCCCGTCGCGACTACATGCAGGGCGACGCCTCGAGCCGCGCCTATGAGCGGCTGACGCGGCCCGATGGCAGCAGCGCCGTGCTGATGATCTCGCCGCCGCGTCCGGACGGTCCGGCGATCCGGCTCGGCAAGCCCTATAGCGCGATCGCGCATCTCGCCGAAAACGTCGACGCCTTCGTCGCGATGGACCGCGGGCTGCATTCGCTCGGCTATTCGGCGCCGGAGATCTACGCCCAGGATCTCGATACCGGACTGCTGCTGATCGAGGATCTCGGCAGCGAAGGCGTCATCGACGGCAACGGCCCGATGGCGGAACGCTACGAGGCGGCCGCGCGGCTGCTGGCCGACCTCCACCGCCACGCCCTGCCGACCATCCTGCCCGTGGCCGACGGGCGCGACCATGTCCTGCCGGACTACGACCGGGCCGCGCTCGCCATCGAGACCGAGCTGATCCTCGACTGGTACGCCCCGCACATTGCGGGCGTCACCCTGCCCGCCGTGACGCAAGCCGAGTTCGCACGGATCTGGAACCGGCTCTTCGACGAGATCCTGGAGGCGCCGGGCACCTGGACGCTGCGCGACTTCCACTCGCCCAACCTGATCTGGCTGCCGAAACGCGAAGGGCACGCCAAGCTCGGGCTGATCGACTTCCAGGACGCGGTGATCGGCCACCCGGCCTATGACCTCGCCTCGCTCGGGCAGGATGCGCGCATCGACGTGCCCGCCGCGCTGGAGCTGCGGCTGCTCGCGGCTTACGGCCAGGCGCGCCGGGCGGACGATCCCGATTTCGACCTCGCGGGCTTTGCCCGCGCCTATGCGATCCTCGGCACGCAGCGCAACACCAAGATCGCCGGCATCTTCGCGAGGCTCGACAAGCGCGACGGCAAACCGGCTTATCTCAAGCATCTGCCGCGCATCGAGGCCTATCTGCGCCGCAATCTCGAGCACCCGGCGCTGGAAGAACTCAAGGGCTGGTATCAGGCGCATCTGCCGAAGCTGTTCGAGGTGGGGTGA
- a CDS encoding nucleotidyltransferase family protein translates to MVLAAGLGKRMRPITDTLPKPLVSIGGKPMLDHALDRLAQAGVEDAVVNVHHLAERIEAHLAGRTNPRVTISDERAVLLETGGGVKKALPLLGDEPFFHVNSDSLWSEAGGSAMQAMARAWDAGRMDMLLLLAQREGSVGFDGRGDFFKAEDGLLTRRGSADSAPFVYAGVAIMKPDLFADTPEGPFSLNLLFDRAIAAGRLHGLVLDGQWLHVGTPEAIAPAEAAFAAAQATPARADG, encoded by the coding sequence ATGGTGCTGGCGGCGGGGCTCGGCAAGCGGATGCGGCCGATCACCGACACGCTGCCCAAGCCGCTCGTCAGCATCGGCGGCAAGCCGATGCTGGACCATGCGCTCGACCGGCTGGCGCAGGCCGGCGTCGAGGACGCGGTCGTCAATGTCCACCATCTCGCCGAGCGCATCGAGGCGCATCTGGCCGGCCGAACTAACCCTCGGGTGACGATCTCGGACGAGCGGGCGGTGCTGCTGGAGACCGGCGGCGGGGTGAAGAAGGCGCTGCCGCTCCTGGGGGACGAGCCCTTCTTCCATGTGAATTCGGATTCGCTCTGGAGCGAGGCGGGCGGCTCGGCCATGCAGGCCATGGCGCGGGCCTGGGACGCCGGGCGGATGGACATGCTGCTGCTGCTGGCGCAGCGCGAGGGCAGCGTCGGCTTCGACGGGCGCGGCGATTTCTTCAAGGCTGAGGACGGGCTGCTGACACGGCGCGGCAGCGCCGACAGCGCACCCTTCGTCTATGCCGGTGTCGCCATCATGAAGCCTGACCTGTTCGCGGATACGCCAGAAGGGCCGTTCTCGCTGAATCTGCTGTTCGACCGCGCCATTGCGGCCGGCCGGCTGCACGGGCTCGTGCTCGACGGGCAATGGCTGCATGTCGGTACGCCCGAGGCGATCGCGCCGGCCGAGGCCGCCTTCGCGGCGGCGCAGGCCACGCCCGCGCGAGCCGATGGCTGA
- the addB gene encoding double-strand break repair protein AddB translates to MAELNLFTIPAGAPFLDVLAQAMLEGRFGRVHDPKDPAALARVTLYLPTRRAARAFAACLSDKLGGAPLLLPRILPLGDVDEAETALIGAGALAEDRIAPIDPLARRMILTRLVDAWGRSANRSHLRLDPSEPSLVPATLAEAYGLAGDLAALLDQMQTEDVAVERLGRLDAARFDRIWQLNAEFLSILGGAWPTILSERGACDPATFRNRMLAAERERLLSGAVTGPIIAAGSTGTVPATARLLAAIARLPNGAVVLPGLDLELPEEAWLAIAEEPAPSHPQAALHHLLDTLQAVRADVRALAEHDAAHGARSRLLREAMLPASVTQSWADLRERLPAEEAELAFRDLRLVEAADEREEALAVAVALRETLETPGRQAALITPDRGLAERVTVELRRWDIAVDDSAGLPLARWPAGSLLRLVLEAALAQMTPGSLVPLLAHPLCRLGLSREETARGASALEIGLWRGESVGRGLAGLYEQLGRWSELCTARHAPGPRKRLSEDDAAAAATVLAALGTAFSPLLEALFLQAPSLAVMTAAARATVDAVSLNEDGQACAFRDADGEALAGLFDDLAAAQSDMPEGGRPADVVAILDGLLAERVVKRGGGGHPRVRIWGLLEARLLEADHVVLGGLNETVWPPQTTTDAFINRPMRAELGLSPPERRVGQTAHDFSMALAAPCVTLTRARKAGESETIASRFWQRLQAVTPVPVWGEALAQGKRLTALAGRLSAPAPVRPVGRPAPRPPRALQPLSLSVTDVETLYRDPYQIHARTILKLDALDGLVEDPSAQDRGSLLHEIVETFAATYPEQLPADAHGRLIAIGEQAFRRFADAPEVRAFWWPRFLLTAGHFIAWEERRRGSLARIAVEVFTGHRFPLSDGQTLRLSGKADRVEITREPKLRIIDFKTGAPPSKAQVEKGFAPQLTLEAELAARAGFEGAVGPTPVEAVLYMKLHHDPKAWAKDKPLEFDGESLADVASRHLERLLAHVEALRSGREAFVSRRAPDYIKFASPYDHLARVKEWAAASESDEGDGA, encoded by the coding sequence ATGGCTGAACTCAACCTCTTCACGATCCCCGCCGGCGCGCCCTTTCTCGACGTGCTGGCGCAGGCGATGCTGGAGGGGCGCTTCGGGCGCGTCCATGATCCCAAGGACCCCGCCGCGCTGGCGCGCGTGACGCTCTATCTGCCGACGCGGCGCGCGGCACGCGCCTTCGCCGCCTGCCTCTCCGACAAGCTCGGCGGCGCGCCGCTGCTGCTGCCGCGAATCCTGCCGCTGGGCGATGTCGACGAGGCCGAGACGGCGCTGATCGGCGCCGGAGCGCTGGCCGAAGACCGCATCGCGCCGATCGACCCGCTGGCGCGGCGCATGATCCTGACGCGACTCGTCGATGCCTGGGGGCGCAGCGCCAATCGCAGCCATCTGCGGCTCGACCCGTCTGAGCCCTCGCTGGTGCCGGCGACTCTCGCCGAGGCCTATGGGCTCGCGGGCGACCTCGCCGCGCTGCTCGACCAGATGCAGACGGAGGACGTCGCGGTCGAGCGGCTCGGACGGCTCGACGCGGCCCGCTTCGACAGGATCTGGCAGCTCAATGCCGAGTTCCTGTCGATCCTCGGCGGCGCCTGGCCCACCATCCTGAGCGAGCGCGGCGCCTGCGACCCCGCCACCTTCCGCAACCGGATGCTCGCCGCCGAGCGCGAGCGCCTGCTCTCGGGCGCCGTCACGGGGCCGATCATTGCGGCCGGCTCGACCGGCACGGTCCCGGCCACGGCGCGGCTGCTCGCGGCGATCGCGCGGCTGCCCAATGGCGCGGTGGTACTGCCCGGGCTCGACCTCGAGCTGCCCGAAGAGGCCTGGCTGGCGATCGCCGAGGAGCCCGCCCCCTCGCATCCGCAGGCGGCGCTGCACCATTTGCTCGACACCCTGCAGGCGGTGCGGGCCGATGTGCGCGCACTCGCCGAACACGATGCCGCGCATGGCGCCCGCTCGCGGCTTCTGCGCGAGGCGATGCTGCCGGCCTCGGTGACGCAGAGCTGGGCGGATCTGCGCGAGCGCCTTCCCGCCGAGGAGGCGGAGCTGGCTTTCCGCGACCTGCGCCTCGTCGAGGCGGCCGACGAGCGCGAGGAGGCGCTGGCGGTTGCGGTCGCGCTGCGTGAGACGCTGGAGACGCCGGGCCGGCAGGCGGCGCTGATCACGCCCGATCGCGGCCTCGCCGAGCGAGTGACAGTCGAGCTCCGGCGCTGGGACATCGCGGTCGATGATTCGGCCGGCTTGCCGCTGGCGCGCTGGCCAGCCGGCTCGCTGCTGCGGCTCGTGCTGGAGGCGGCTCTGGCGCAGATGACGCCGGGAAGCCTCGTGCCGCTGCTCGCCCACCCGCTCTGCCGGCTCGGGCTTTCGCGCGAGGAGACGGCGCGCGGCGCCTCGGCGCTGGAGATCGGGCTATGGCGCGGCGAGAGCGTCGGGCGGGGGCTCGCCGGGCTGTACGAACAGCTCGGACGCTGGAGCGAGCTTTGCACCGCGCGCCATGCGCCGGGTCCGCGCAAACGCCTGAGCGAAGACGATGCCGCGGCGGCGGCCACAGTGCTGGCGGCGCTCGGCACCGCCTTCTCGCCGCTGCTGGAGGCGCTGTTTCTGCAGGCGCCGTCGCTGGCGGTGATGACCGCCGCGGCCCGCGCCACGGTCGATGCCGTCAGCCTGAACGAGGACGGGCAGGCCTGCGCCTTCCGCGACGCCGATGGCGAGGCGCTGGCCGGACTCTTCGACGATCTCGCCGCCGCGCAGTCCGACATGCCCGAGGGTGGCCGGCCCGCCGATGTCGTTGCGATCCTGGACGGGTTGCTGGCCGAGCGCGTGGTCAAGCGCGGCGGCGGGGGCCATCCGCGCGTGCGGATCTGGGGCCTGCTCGAGGCGCGCCTGCTCGAGGCCGACCATGTCGTGCTCGGCGGGCTGAACGAGACCGTCTGGCCGCCGCAGACCACGACCGACGCCTTCATCAACCGGCCGATGCGCGCCGAACTCGGCCTGTCGCCGCCGGAGCGCCGCGTCGGCCAGACCGCGCATGACTTTTCGATGGCGCTGGCGGCGCCCTGCGTGACGCTGACGCGGGCGCGCAAGGCCGGCGAGTCCGAAACGATCGCCTCGCGCTTCTGGCAGCGGCTTCAGGCGGTGACGCCGGTGCCCGTCTGGGGCGAGGCTCTGGCACAAGGGAAACGGCTGACGGCGCTGGCCGGCCGGCTCTCGGCTCCGGCGCCGGTTCGCCCGGTCGGCCGGCCGGCGCCGAGGCCGCCGCGCGCGCTGCAGCCGCTCTCGCTCAGCGTCACCGATGTCGAGACGCTCTATCGCGACCCCTACCAGATCCATGCCCGCACGATCCTGAAGCTCGACGCGCTGGACGGGCTGGTGGAGGACCCGAGCGCGCAGGATCGCGGCAGCCTGCTGCACGAGATCGTCGAGACCTTCGCGGCGACCTATCCGGAGCAGTTGCCGGCCGACGCCCATGGCCGGCTGATCGCGATCGGCGAGCAGGCGTTCCGGCGTTTTGCGGATGCGCCGGAGGTGCGGGCCTTCTGGTGGCCGCGCTTCCTGCTGACGGCCGGCCATTTTATCGCCTGGGAGGAGCGGCGGCGCGGCTCTCTCGCCCGCATCGCGGTCGAGGTCTTCACCGGCCACCGCTTCCCGCTCTCCGACGGGCAGACGCTGCGGCTCAGCGGCAAGGCGGACCGGGTCGAGATCACGCGGGAACCGAAGCTTCGCATCATCGATTTCAAGACCGGCGCGCCGCCGAGCAAGGCGCAGGTCGAGAAGGGCTTCGCGCCGCAATTGACGCTGGAGGCGGAGCTGGCGGCACGCGCCGGCTTCGAGGGCGCGGTCGGCCCCACCCCGGTCGAGGCCGTGCTGTACATGAAGCTGCATCACGACCCGAAGGCCTGGGCCAAGGACAAGCCGCTGGAGTTCGACGGCGAGAGCCTGGCGGATGTGGCAAGCCGCCATCTCGAACGCTTGCTGGCGCATGTCGAGGCGCTGCGCAGCGGCCGCGAGGCCTTTGTCTCCCGCCGGGCACCCGACTACATCAAGTTCGCCTCGCCCTATGACCATCTCGCGCGGGTCAAGGAATGGGCCGCCGCCTCCGAGAGCGACGAGGGGGACGGGGCATGA
- the addA gene encoding double-strand break repair helicase AddA — protein sequence MKPGWIVPPLTQQNQALAADPRLSAWVSANAGSGKTYVLVNRVLRLLLDGVAPGRLLCITYTKAAAANMANRVFAALSAWATLPEAELDTVLTRLTGKPPSRESLAAARRLFAQALETPGGLKIETIHAFCTRVLQSAPFEANVPPRFEVADDLAQAEMLREARRELLRAVAASPEGEEAQALDMLARQAAQDTFDAMMQEALRQRTLFNDAEGRARDAAEMREGIAAVLGIAPDLSAETVRSGFEAWLAQAAGMEGLVAALSGGSRTQKDAAEILRRALLGQGDDPVELCRSGLLTKAQAVHADVRGRSDKTRLQPPASDVLDELETELCGAIDRLNAIAIRDRSHALALLVTRMLASYQRQKSERSLLDYDDLIARTRSLLTRVEAAWVLYKLDAGIDHILLDEAQDTSDAQWAILRQLADEFSAGGREAGPQPRTVFVVGDEKQSIYGFQGAAPAAFNTQRRQLGQRIREAEQRFEAISLNTSFRSAPDIMQAVDAVFALPDHARGLVFDGSERPEIHDTVRRSDPGCVDLWPLCANDSGEPPDAWTTPVDAPERRSGTAKLAQRIAATLAGWTRRGVDDLGQPFSPGDVMILLRQRGALFETIVKALKDAGVPVTGRDRLTLATHPAVEDLVVLGRTLLLLEDDLTLATALKTPLIGLDDDDLMRLAPGRSGSLRAALREAAASEPRYAAVESRLAELAAEAGRCGPFRFFAGLLGPGGGRNLALARLGAEAGDALDAFLSAALDHERRYGPSLAGFLDHVCGAATDVKRDLSSSRGEVRVMTVHGAKGLEAGIVILADLAPPPGAKRLPKILAVEPPRRQAVPIWPPASAEDAQATAQAKARVVEQMVEEHHRLLYVAMTRAENRLIVCGAQAKGEAPAGSWYAMVEAGLAVSDPGLIEIGEGEAALRRFMTSRPQPLALEASASPATPEPAPDWLSRPPPREAEPAPPLKPSSALTAADAPDRPVDGPFLAEAAAAGRFAHLLLQMLPEIAPERREAVASALAASRGAALPEARREAIVTEALTLLADPALAALFGPGSLAEVPITGLLAWGAGERRPVSGQIDRLAILPEEVIIADFKTTARPPRDLKAIAPTTLAQLAVYRALVGQIYPGRRVRALLVYTATLTRLEPEAAVLDALLAQLGARGMAAQ from the coding sequence ATGAAGCCCGGCTGGATCGTCCCGCCCCTCACTCAGCAGAACCAGGCGCTGGCGGCCGATCCGCGGCTCAGCGCCTGGGTCTCGGCCAATGCCGGCTCGGGCAAGACCTATGTGCTGGTCAACCGCGTGCTGCGGCTGCTGCTCGACGGCGTGGCGCCGGGCCGCCTGCTCTGCATCACCTATACCAAAGCCGCCGCCGCCAACATGGCCAACCGCGTCTTTGCGGCGCTGAGCGCCTGGGCGACGCTGCCGGAGGCGGAGCTCGACACGGTGCTGACCCGCCTGACCGGCAAGCCGCCCTCGCGCGAGAGCCTTGCGGCGGCGCGGCGCCTGTTCGCGCAGGCGCTGGAGACGCCGGGCGGGCTGAAGATCGAGACGATCCACGCCTTCTGCACGCGGGTGCTGCAATCGGCCCCCTTCGAGGCGAATGTCCCGCCGCGCTTCGAGGTCGCCGACGACCTCGCCCAGGCCGAGATGCTGCGCGAGGCCCGGCGCGAGCTGTTGCGGGCGGTCGCGGCTTCTCCTGAGGGCGAGGAAGCACAGGCGCTCGACATGCTCGCCCGCCAGGCGGCGCAGGACACCTTCGATGCGATGATGCAGGAGGCGCTACGCCAGCGAACCCTGTTCAACGACGCGGAAGGCCGCGCGCGCGATGCCGCCGAGATGCGCGAGGGCATCGCCGCCGTGCTCGGCATCGCGCCGGACCTGTCGGCGGAGACGGTGCGAAGCGGCTTCGAGGCGTGGCTGGCGCAGGCTGCGGGCATGGAGGGGCTGGTCGCGGCGCTGTCGGGCGGCTCCAGGACGCAGAAGGATGCAGCCGAGATTCTGCGCCGTGCCTTGCTGGGACAGGGGGACGACCCCGTCGAACTCTGCCGCTCGGGACTCTTGACCAAGGCGCAGGCGGTTCATGCCGATGTTCGCGGCCGCTCCGACAAGACGCGCCTGCAGCCGCCGGCAAGCGACGTGCTGGACGAGCTGGAAACCGAACTCTGCGGCGCCATCGACCGCCTCAACGCGATCGCGATCCGCGACCGCAGCCATGCGCTGGCGCTGCTGGTGACGCGGATGCTCGCCTCCTACCAGCGCCAGAAGAGCGAGCGCTCGCTGCTCGACTATGACGACCTGATCGCCAGGACGCGCTCGCTGCTGACGCGCGTCGAGGCCGCTTGGGTGCTCTACAAGCTCGACGCAGGCATCGACCACATCCTGCTCGACGAGGCGCAGGACACCAGCGACGCGCAATGGGCAATCCTGCGCCAGCTCGCCGACGAATTCAGCGCCGGGGGACGCGAGGCCGGCCCGCAGCCGCGCACCGTCTTCGTGGTGGGCGACGAGAAGCAGTCGATCTACGGCTTCCAGGGCGCCGCGCCCGCCGCGTTCAACACGCAGCGCCGGCAGCTCGGGCAACGCATCCGCGAGGCCGAGCAGCGCTTCGAGGCGATCAGCCTCAACACCTCCTTCCGCTCGGCGCCCGACATCATGCAGGCGGTGGATGCCGTCTTCGCCCTGCCGGACCATGCGCGCGGCCTCGTCTTCGACGGCTCGGAGCGGCCCGAAATCCATGACACCGTGCGTCGGAGCGACCCCGGCTGCGTCGATCTCTGGCCGCTCTGCGCCAACGATTCCGGCGAGCCGCCCGATGCCTGGACGACCCCAGTCGATGCGCCCGAGCGGCGCAGCGGCACGGCCAAGCTCGCCCAGCGCATCGCCGCGACGCTTGCCGGCTGGACGCGCCGCGGCGTGGACGATCTCGGCCAGCCCTTCTCGCCCGGCGACGTGATGATCCTGCTGCGGCAGCGCGGCGCGCTGTTCGAGACGATCGTCAAGGCGCTGAAGGATGCCGGCGTGCCCGTCACCGGCCGCGACCGGCTGACGCTCGCCACCCATCCGGCGGTTGAGGACCTCGTCGTGCTCGGGCGGACGCTGCTGCTGCTGGAAGACGACCTGACGCTCGCCACCGCGCTGAAGACGCCGCTGATCGGGCTCGACGACGACGACCTCATGCGCCTCGCGCCCGGCCGAAGCGGCTCGCTGCGGGCGGCGCTGCGCGAGGCGGCTGCGAGCGAGCCGCGCTACGCGGCCGTTGAGTCGCGGCTGGCGGAGCTCGCGGCCGAGGCGGGGCGCTGCGGGCCATTCCGCTTTTTCGCCGGGCTGCTCGGGCCGGGCGGCGGGCGCAATCTCGCGCTCGCGCGGCTGGGAGCGGAGGCCGGCGACGCGCTCGACGCCTTCCTGTCAGCGGCGCTCGACCATGAGCGGCGCTACGGCCCCTCGCTCGCCGGCTTCCTCGACCATGTCTGCGGCGCTGCCACCGATGTGAAGCGCGACCTCTCCTCCAGCCGCGGCGAGGTCCGCGTCATGACGGTGCATGGCGCCAAGGGGCTCGAGGCGGGAATCGTCATCCTCGCCGATCTCGCCCCGCCGCCCGGCGCCAAGCGGCTGCCGAAGATCCTGGCGGTCGAGCCGCCACGGCGGCAGGCCGTGCCGATCTGGCCGCCGGCCAGCGCCGAGGATGCGCAGGCGACGGCCCAGGCCAAGGCTCGCGTCGTCGAGCAGATGGTCGAGGAACACCACCGCCTGCTCTATGTCGCGATGACGCGCGCGGAGAACCGGTTGATCGTCTGCGGCGCGCAGGCCAAGGGCGAGGCCCCGGCCGGGAGCTGGTATGCCATGGTCGAGGCCGGGCTGGCCGTCTCCGATCCGGGGCTCATCGAGATCGGCGAGGGCGAGGCTGCGCTGCGCCGCTTCATGACCTCGCGACCGCAGCCTCTGGCCTTGGAGGCCTCGGCGAGCCCTGCGACGCCCGAGCCTGCACCCGACTGGCTGTCGCGCCCGCCGCCGCGGGAGGCCGAGCCGGCGCCCCCGCTGAAGCCCTCCAGCGCGCTCACCGCCGCCGATGCCCCCGACCGGCCGGTCGATGGGCCCTTCCTGGCGGAGGCCGCCGCGGCCGGGCGCTTCGCTCATCTCCTGCTGCAGATGCTGCCGGAGATTGCGCCCGAGCGGCGCGAGGCGGTGGCGTCTGCGCTCGCCGCCTCGCGCGGCGCCGCACTGCCGGAAGCGCGGCGCGAGGCGATCGTCACGGAGGCGCTGACGCTGCTGGCCGATCCGGCGCTTGCCGCGCTGTTTGGGCCGGGCTCGCTCGCCGAGGTGCCGATCACGGGCCTGCTCGCCTGGGGCGCCGGCGAGAGGCGGCCGGTCTCAGGACAGATCGACCGCCTCGCCATCCTGCCCGAGGAGGTGATCATCGCCGATTTCAAGACGACCGCCCGGCCGCCACGCGACCTTAAAGCCATCGCGCCGACCACGCTGGCGCAGCTTGCCGTCTACCGGGCCCTGGTCGGGCAGATCTATCCTGGCCGGCGCGTGCGGGCGCTGCTGGTCTACACGGCGACGCTGACGCGGCTAGAGCCGGAGGCCGCCGTGCTCGACGCGCTGCTTGCGCAGCTTGGCGCGAGGGGAATGGCAGCGCAATGA
- a CDS encoding DUF1345 domain-containing protein, with amino-acid sequence MRLVPRPLRVRPRLFLALAAMAGLALALPSGWSWTTRLLIAWDAGAVLYLAMLAATMLNESVPQIRARAARQDEGGGAILVIACLAATASIAAIGLQLSGLGGLPPGERGLHLALGGITILCSWTLLHAFFTLHYAGAYYAGEDGPCLDFPGERDPDYVDFLYFAYTIGCTSQTSDVGVTTRSARGLVLVHSILAFVFNTSILALAINVGASLVSAGS; translated from the coding sequence ATGAGACTGGTCCCGCGCCCCCTTCGCGTGCGCCCGCGCCTGTTTCTGGCGCTCGCGGCGATGGCCGGCCTCGCGCTGGCGCTGCCGTCGGGCTGGAGCTGGACGACGCGGCTGCTGATCGCCTGGGATGCCGGGGCGGTGCTCTATCTCGCCATGCTCGCGGCGACGATGCTGAACGAGAGCGTGCCCCAGATCCGCGCCCGCGCCGCGCGGCAGGACGAGGGTGGTGGCGCCATCCTGGTCATCGCCTGCCTCGCCGCGACCGCCAGCATCGCGGCGATCGGCCTGCAGCTCTCGGGCCTCGGCGGCCTGCCGCCCGGCGAGCGCGGGCTGCATCTGGCGCTCGGCGGCATCACGATCCTGTGCTCCTGGACCCTGCTGCACGCCTTCTTCACCCTGCACTATGCCGGCGCCTACTATGCCGGCGAGGACGGACCCTGCCTCGACTTCCCCGGCGAGCGCGACCCCGACTATGTCGATTTCCTGTATTTCGCCTACACGATCGGCTGCACTTCGCAGACCTCGGACGTAGGCGTGACGACGCGCAGTGCCCGGGGTCTCGTTCTGGTCCATTCGATCCTGGCCTTCGTCTTCAACACCAGCATCCTGGCGCTTGCCATCAATGTCGGGGCAAGCCTGGTTTCCGCCGGCTCCTGA
- the trxA gene encoding thioredoxin encodes MATSKVTDASFEADVLNSTEPVVVDFWAEWCGPCRMIGPALEEIAGEMDGKVKIVKMNVDENQAIPAQFGIRSIPTLMLFKDGKLASQKVGAAPKSDLSRWIAGAV; translated from the coding sequence ATGGCTACGAGCAAAGTCACCGATGCGAGCTTCGAGGCGGACGTCCTCAACTCGACCGAGCCGGTCGTCGTGGATTTCTGGGCCGAGTGGTGCGGACCCTGCCGCATGATCGGCCCGGCGCTCGAGGAGATCGCCGGCGAAATGGACGGCAAGGTCAAGATCGTGAAGATGAATGTCGACGAGAACCAGGCGATCCCCGCCCAGTTCGGCATCCGCTCGATCCCGACCCTGATGCTGTTCAAGGACGGCAAGCTGGCCTCCCAGAAGGTCGGCGCCGCCCCCAAGAGCGACCTCTCGCGCTGGATCGCCGGCGCCGTCTGA
- a CDS encoding DoxX family protein: MLASAQRFQPYALALLRIFTALSFISHGTQKLLAFPAAPSWGMPGAFSLPWIAGVLEIVGGALVLVGFLTRPTAFLLSGLMAVAYWMAHGSKGFYPILNGGEAAMLFCFIFLYIFAAGPGALSVDGLRRRG, encoded by the coding sequence ATGCTCGCATCAGCCCAGCGCTTCCAGCCCTACGCCCTTGCACTTCTGCGGATCTTCACCGCGCTCAGCTTCATCTCCCACGGCACCCAGAAGCTCCTCGCCTTCCCGGCTGCGCCTTCCTGGGGCATGCCCGGCGCCTTCTCGCTGCCCTGGATCGCAGGCGTGTTGGAGATCGTCGGCGGCGCGCTCGTGCTGGTCGGCTTCCTGACCCGCCCGACCGCCTTCCTGCTGTCGGGCCTGATGGCCGTCGCCTACTGGATGGCCCATGGCTCGAAGGGCTTCTATCCGATCCTGAACGGCGGCGAGGCTGCCATGCTGTTCTGCTTCATCTTCCTCTACATCTTCGCCGCCGGCCCGGGCGCCCTCAGCGTTGACGGCCTGCGTCGCCGCGGCTGA